Proteins from a genomic interval of Pseudomonas silesiensis:
- a CDS encoding YqgE/AlgH family protein, whose protein sequence is MKNVSPSYLKHHFLIAMPHMADPNFAHTLTYIVEHTANGAMGLVVNRPQDLNLADILEQLRPDIEPPALCQHVPIFIGGPVQTDRGFVLHPSGKTFQATVDLEGELSLSTSQDVLFAIADGVGPAKSVITLGYAGWEAGQLEAELAANAWLTCPFDADILFNTSSELRLEAAAKHLGVNLSLLTSQAGHA, encoded by the coding sequence ATGAAGAACGTCAGCCCCAGTTACCTCAAGCATCACTTCCTGATCGCCATGCCTCACATGGCCGACCCGAACTTTGCGCACACCTTGACCTACATCGTCGAGCACACGGCCAATGGTGCCATGGGGCTGGTGGTCAACCGTCCGCAAGACCTCAACCTGGCCGATATCCTCGAGCAACTGCGCCCCGACATCGAGCCCCCGGCCCTCTGCCAGCATGTGCCGATCTTTATCGGCGGGCCGGTGCAGACCGATCGCGGCTTTGTCCTGCATCCGTCGGGAAAAACCTTTCAGGCGACCGTTGATCTGGAAGGCGAGCTGTCTCTGTCGACCTCCCAGGACGTGCTGTTCGCCATCGCCGACGGCGTCGGTCCCGCGAAAAGCGTGATCACCCTGGGCTACGCCGGTTGGGAAGCCGGGCAACTGGAAGCCGAACTGGCCGCCAATGCCTGGCTGACCTGCCCGTTCGACGCCGACATCCTGTTCAATACCAGCAGTGAATTGCGCCTGGAAGCGGCGGCCAAACATCTGGGCGTCAATCTCAGCCTGCTGACCAGCCAGGCGGGGCACGCCTGA
- the pyrR gene encoding bifunctional pyr operon transcriptional regulator/uracil phosphoribosyltransferase PyrR → MSLPNPGELISQMAIRLKDHLEHRGIVEPRYIGIRTGGIWVAQALLDELGSDSPLGTLDVSFYRDDFSQNGLHPQVRPSALPFEIEGQHLVLIDDVLMSGRTIRAALNELFDYGRPASVTLVCLLDLDAGELPIRPDVVGATLSLAAHERVKLSGPELKLELQDLAF, encoded by the coding sequence ATGAGCCTGCCTAATCCCGGCGAACTGATCAGCCAGATGGCGATACGCCTCAAGGACCATCTGGAACACCGTGGCATCGTCGAACCGCGTTACATCGGCATTCGCACCGGCGGCATCTGGGTCGCCCAGGCGCTGCTCGATGAACTGGGCAGCGATTCACCCTTGGGCACGCTGGACGTTTCCTTCTACCGGGACGACTTCAGCCAGAACGGCCTGCACCCGCAAGTGCGCCCGTCTGCCCTGCCGTTCGAGATCGAAGGCCAGCATCTGGTGCTGATCGACGACGTGCTGATGAGTGGCCGAACCATCCGCGCCGCCCTGAACGAACTTTTCGACTACGGCCGCCCGGCGAGCGTGACCTTGGTCTGCCTGCTGGATCTGGACGCTGGCGAGTTGCCGATTCGCCCGGATGTGGTGGGCGCGACCCTGTCGCTGGCCGCCCACGAGCGGGTGAAGCTGTCCGGTCCGGAACTCAAGCTCGAACTGCAAGACCTCGCCTTTTAA
- the ruvX gene encoding Holliday junction resolvase RuvX, whose translation MALRLILGFDYGTKQIGVAVGQVITGQARELCTLKAQNGIPDWNQVEALIKEWKPDAVVVGLPLNMDGTPSDMCLRAEKFARRLNGRYNLPFYTHDERLTTFEAKGERRDRGGQKGSYRDNPVDAIAAALLLQGWLDENTALFES comes from the coding sequence ATGGCCCTGCGGTTGATTCTGGGTTTTGACTATGGCACCAAACAGATCGGCGTCGCGGTCGGCCAGGTGATTACCGGCCAGGCCCGCGAGCTGTGCACACTGAAGGCACAGAACGGCATCCCCGACTGGAACCAGGTCGAAGCGCTGATCAAGGAGTGGAAACCCGATGCCGTCGTAGTCGGGCTGCCATTGAACATGGACGGCACGCCGAGCGACATGTGCCTGCGCGCGGAAAAATTCGCCCGGCGCCTGAACGGCCGCTACAACCTGCCCTTCTATACCCACGACGAACGCCTGACCACCTTCGAAGCCAAGGGGGAGCGGCGTGATCGCGGCGGGCAAAAGGGCAGTTACCGCGACAACCCTGTCGACGCCATCGCGGCCGCCCTGTTGCTGCAAGGCTGGCTCGACGAAAACACCGCGCTGTTCGAATCCTGA
- a CDS encoding C40 family peptidase, which produces MRPFFKTWLTICLLLPLAAHATNREQRLPNVNGYTTKSHVSVPSSKYKKAGPRSPYLNVSKTSKNKSSLVPPMASKESSNVLSRAVNVLGTPYRWGGSSPSKGFDCSGLVKYAFNDATFDLPRTSNAMASGHGEKVDRKDLKPGDLIFFNIKSRRVNHVAIYLGNDRFIHAPRRGKSVSIDTLNKPYWEKHYVVAKRVLPKEQNTIQVVQR; this is translated from the coding sequence ATGCGTCCATTTTTCAAGACATGGCTAACCATTTGCCTATTATTGCCCCTGGCCGCCCACGCCACCAACCGTGAGCAACGTCTTCCAAACGTTAATGGTTACACCACTAAATCCCATGTATCTGTTCCTTCGAGCAAGTACAAGAAAGCCGGACCACGGTCCCCTTACCTGAACGTCAGCAAGACCAGCAAGAACAAAAGCAGCCTGGTTCCGCCAATGGCGAGCAAGGAAAGCAGCAATGTGTTGAGCCGCGCGGTCAACGTGCTCGGCACTCCGTACCGTTGGGGCGGCAGCAGCCCAAGCAAGGGTTTCGATTGCAGTGGCCTGGTGAAATACGCGTTCAACGACGCCACTTTTGACCTGCCGCGCACGTCGAATGCCATGGCCAGCGGTCATGGAGAGAAAGTCGATCGCAAGGATCTGAAGCCTGGCGACCTGATTTTCTTCAACATCAAGAGCCGCAGGGTCAATCATGTTGCCATCTACCTGGGCAACGACCGTTTCATCCACGCACCGCGCCGTGGCAAATCGGTCAGCATCGACACCCTGAACAAACCGTATTGGGAAAAACACTACGTGGTTGCCAAGCGGGTTCTGCCGAAAGAGCAGAACACCATACAGGTTGTTCAGCGCTGA
- the metX gene encoding homoserine O-succinyltransferase MetX has product MPAAFPPDSVGLVTPQVAHFSEPLALACGRSLPAYDLIYETYGTLNATASNAVLICHALSGHHHAAGFHSPDDRKPGWWDSCIGPGKPIDTNTFFVVSLNNLGGCNGSTGPSSINPETGKPFGADFPVLTVEDWVHSQARLSDLLGISQWAAVIGGSLGGMQAMQWTITYPDRVRHCLAIASAPKLSAQNIAFNEVARQAILTDPEFHGGSFQEAGVIPKRGLMLARMVGHITYLSDDSMGEKFGRGLKSEKLNYDFHSVEFQVESYLRYQGEEFSGRFDANTYLLMTKALDYFDPAANFDDDLAKTFAGATARFCVMSFTTDWRFSPARSRELVDALMAAKKDVCYLEIDAPQGHDAFLIPIPRYLQAFSNYMKRISL; this is encoded by the coding sequence ATGCCAGCTGCCTTTCCCCCCGATTCTGTTGGTCTGGTGACGCCGCAAGTGGCGCACTTCAGCGAACCCCTGGCCTTGGCCTGCGGCCGTTCGCTCCCGGCATATGACCTGATATACGAGACCTACGGCACGCTGAACGCCACGGCGAGCAACGCCGTGCTGATCTGCCACGCCTTGTCCGGCCACCATCATGCCGCCGGTTTCCACAGCCCCGACGACCGTAAACCCGGTTGGTGGGACAGCTGCATCGGCCCCGGCAAACCGATCGACACCAATACGTTCTTCGTGGTCAGCCTGAACAACCTCGGCGGCTGCAACGGCTCCACCGGACCGAGCAGCATCAACCCGGAGACCGGCAAACCGTTCGGTGCCGACTTCCCGGTATTGACCGTGGAAGACTGGGTGCACAGCCAGGCGCGCTTGTCCGACCTGCTCGGCATCAGCCAATGGGCGGCAGTGATTGGCGGCAGCCTCGGCGGCATGCAGGCCATGCAGTGGACCATCACGTATCCGGACCGCGTGCGGCACTGCCTGGCCATCGCCTCGGCACCCAAGCTGTCGGCGCAGAACATCGCGTTCAACGAAGTGGCGCGCCAGGCGATCCTCACCGACCCCGAATTTCACGGCGGCTCGTTCCAGGAAGCAGGCGTGATCCCCAAGCGCGGGTTGATGCTGGCGCGGATGGTCGGGCATATCACTTACCTGTCCGACGACTCCATGGGCGAGAAATTCGGCCGCGGCCTGAAGAGCGAAAAGCTCAACTACGACTTCCACAGCGTCGAGTTCCAGGTCGAAAGCTACCTGCGCTATCAAGGCGAAGAGTTTTCCGGACGTTTCGACGCCAACACTTACCTGCTGATGACCAAGGCGCTGGACTATTTCGATCCGGCAGCGAATTTCGACGATGACCTGGCGAAAACCTTCGCCGGCGCCACCGCCAGATTCTGCGTGATGTCGTTCACCACCGACTGGCGCTTCTCCCCCGCCCGTTCGCGGGAATTGGTGGACGCGCTGATGGCCGCCAAAAAAGACGTCTGCTACCTGGAAATCGACGCGCCGCAAGGCCATGACGCCTTCCTGATTCCGATTCCGCGCTACCTGCAGGCGTTCAGCAACTACATGAAACGTATATCGCTTTGA
- a CDS encoding dihydroorotase — MKLSILGARVIDPSSGLDQVTDIHVEACKIVALGAAPAGFVAVDTIDAQGLVAAPGLVDLNVALREPGYSRKGSIISETRAAAAGGVTSLCCPPKTKPVLDTSAVAELILDRAREAGNTKVFPIGALSKGLDGEQLAELVALRDAGCVAFGNGLESFRNTRTLCRALEYAATFDLTVIFNSQDHDLAEGGLAHEGPTASFLGLPGIPETAETVALARDLLLVEQSGVRAHFSQLTSARGVALIAEAQKRGLPVTADVALYQLILTDEALIDFSSLYHVQPPLRTRTDRDGLREAVKTGVISAISSHHQPHERDAKLAPFGATEPGISSVELLLPLAMTLVEDGLLDLPTLLARLSAGPAEALRLPAGKLAVGGAADIVLFDPAASTVAGETWLSKGENCPFMGHSLPGVVRYTLVDGRISHQA; from the coding sequence GTGAAGCTCAGCATTCTCGGCGCCCGCGTTATCGATCCAAGCAGCGGCCTGGATCAAGTGACTGATATCCACGTCGAAGCCTGCAAGATCGTCGCCCTTGGCGCCGCACCAGCGGGCTTTGTCGCCGTCGACACCATCGACGCCCAAGGCCTGGTGGCCGCGCCTGGCCTGGTTGACCTTAACGTCGCCCTGCGCGAACCGGGCTACAGCCGCAAAGGTTCGATCATCAGTGAAACCCGCGCCGCCGCAGCCGGCGGCGTGACCAGCCTGTGCTGCCCACCGAAGACCAAACCGGTGCTGGACACCTCGGCCGTGGCCGAACTGATCCTCGATCGCGCCCGCGAGGCCGGCAACACCAAGGTGTTTCCGATTGGCGCCCTGAGCAAAGGCCTGGACGGTGAACAGCTGGCAGAGCTCGTGGCGTTGCGCGATGCCGGCTGCGTGGCATTCGGCAACGGCCTGGAGAGTTTCCGCAATACCCGCACCTTGTGCCGGGCGCTGGAATACGCTGCGACGTTCGACCTGACGGTGATTTTCAACTCCCAGGACCATGACTTGGCCGAAGGCGGCCTGGCCCATGAAGGCCCGACCGCCAGCTTTCTCGGTTTGCCCGGCATTCCGGAAACCGCCGAGACCGTGGCTCTGGCCCGGGACCTGTTGCTGGTCGAGCAAAGCGGCGTGCGCGCACACTTCAGCCAGCTCACCAGCGCCCGCGGCGTCGCCCTGATCGCAGAGGCCCAGAAACGCGGCTTGCCCGTAACGGCCGACGTCGCGCTGTACCAGCTGATCCTGACCGACGAAGCCCTGATCGACTTCAGCAGCCTCTATCACGTCCAGCCGCCGTTGCGCACCCGCACCGACCGCGATGGCCTGCGTGAAGCGGTGAAGACGGGCGTGATCTCGGCTATTTCCAGCCATCATCAGCCACATGAGCGGGATGCGAAGCTCGCGCCATTCGGCGCCACCGAGCCGGGCATCAGCAGCGTTGAGCTGTTGCTGCCACTGGCGATGACGTTGGTGGAAGATGGTTTGCTGGATTTGCCAACGTTATTGGCGCGCCTCAGCGCCGGACCTGCCGAGGCCTTGCGCCTGCCGGCGGGCAAGTTGGCGGTGGGTGGTGCGGCGGATATCGTGCTGTTCGACCCGGCGGCTTCGACCGTGGCCGGTGAAACCTGGCTGTCCAAGGGTGAAAATTGCCCGTTCATGGGGCACAGTTTGCCGGGTGTGGTGCGCTATACCCTGGTGGATGGGCGTATCAGTCACCAGGCTTAA
- a CDS encoding NINE protein, which produces MNTYRHPVPHQDTHSKVVGYLLWIFGFTGAHRFYYGKPVTGTIWFFTLGLLGIGWLIDLFLIPAMDREADLRFTAGPIEYNVAWILLTFLGVFGVHRMYQGKWISGLLYLLTGGLFFLGVLYDFWTLNDQVSIRNAQNRGAFQ; this is translated from the coding sequence ATGAACACCTATCGACACCCCGTTCCGCATCAGGACACTCACAGCAAAGTGGTCGGTTACCTCCTGTGGATTTTCGGCTTCACCGGGGCTCACCGCTTCTATTACGGCAAGCCGGTGACCGGGACGATCTGGTTCTTCACCTTGGGTTTGTTGGGTATCGGCTGGCTGATCGATCTGTTTTTGATCCCGGCCATGGACCGTGAAGCGGACCTGCGATTTACCGCCGGGCCTATCGAGTACAACGTCGCCTGGATTCTGCTGACGTTTCTTGGGGTGTTCGGCGTACACCGGATGTATCAGGGCAAGTGGATCAGCGGGTTGTTGTACCTGTTGACGGGCGGGTTGTTCTTTCTGGGGGTATTGTATGACTTCTGGACGCTGAATGACCAGGTGTCGATTCGCAATGCCCAGAACAGAGGCGCCTTCCAGTAA
- a CDS encoding YggT family protein, with translation MIGLNTAAVYVLQTLGSLYLLIVLLRFVLQLVRANFYNPLCQFAVKATQPLLKPLRRIIPSMFGLDMSSLVLAILVQLALMALTLLLTYGTIGNPLQLLLWSLIGVTALFLKIFFFALIISVILSWVAPGSHNPGAELVNQICEPALAPFRKIVPNLGGLDISPILAFVVLKLIDMLVINNLAAMTMMPEILRLLM, from the coding sequence ATGATTGGATTGAACACTGCAGCGGTCTACGTGCTGCAAACCCTCGGCAGCCTGTACCTGCTGATCGTACTGCTGCGCTTCGTGCTGCAACTGGTCCGCGCGAACTTCTACAACCCGCTCTGTCAGTTCGCCGTCAAAGCCACCCAGCCGCTGCTCAAGCCGCTGCGCCGGATCATCCCGAGCATGTTCGGCCTGGACATGTCCTCGCTGGTGCTGGCGATCCTCGTGCAACTGGCGCTGATGGCCCTGACCCTGTTGCTGACCTATGGCACCATCGGTAACCCCCTGCAATTGCTGCTCTGGTCGCTGATTGGCGTGACGGCGCTGTTCCTGAAGATTTTCTTCTTCGCGTTGATCATCAGCGTGATCCTGTCGTGGGTCGCACCGGGCAGCCATAACCCTGGCGCCGAGCTGGTGAACCAGATCTGCGAGCCGGCCCTGGCGCCGTTCCGCAAGATCGTGCCGAACCTGGGTGGCCTGGATATTTCGCCGATCCTGGCATTCGTGGTGCTCAAGCTGATCGACATGCTGGTGATCAATAATCTCGCCGCCATGACGATGATGCCGGAAATCCTGCGGCTGTTGATGTAA
- a CDS encoding aspartate carbamoyltransferase catalytic subunit yields MTPLETKRPLQLNDQGQLRHFLSLDGLRRELLTEILDTADSFLEVGARAVKKVPLLRGKTVCNVFFENSTRTRTTFELAAQRLSADVITLNVSTSSASKGETLLDTLRNLEAMAADMFVVRHGDSGAAHFIAEHVCPQVAIINGGDGRHAHPTQGMLDMLTIRRHKGGFENLSVAIVGDILHSRVARSNMLALKTLGCPDIRVIAPKTLLPIGVEQYGVKVYTDMTEGLKDVDVVIMLRLQRERMTGGLLPSEGEFYRLFGLTTARLAGAKPDAIVMHPGPINRGVEIESAVADGPHSVILNQVTYGIAIRMAVLSMAMSGQTAQRQFEQENAQ; encoded by the coding sequence ATGACGCCTCTAGAAACCAAGCGCCCGCTGCAGCTCAATGATCAGGGCCAGCTGCGCCACTTCCTCTCGCTCGACGGTCTGCGCCGAGAGTTGCTGACGGAAATCCTCGACACCGCGGACTCGTTCCTCGAAGTCGGTGCCCGGGCGGTCAAGAAAGTCCCGCTGCTGCGTGGCAAGACCGTGTGCAACGTGTTCTTCGAGAACTCCACCCGCACCCGCACCACCTTCGAACTGGCGGCACAGCGGCTGTCGGCCGACGTCATCACCCTGAACGTGTCGACATCGTCGGCGAGCAAGGGGGAAACCCTGCTCGATACCCTGCGCAACCTGGAAGCCATGGCCGCCGACATGTTCGTCGTGCGTCACGGCGACTCCGGCGCAGCCCACTTCATTGCCGAGCACGTCTGCCCGCAAGTGGCGATCATCAATGGTGGCGACGGTCGGCATGCCCACCCGACCCAGGGCATGCTCGACATGCTCACGATTCGTCGACACAAGGGCGGTTTTGAAAACCTTTCGGTGGCCATCGTCGGCGATATCCTGCACTCGCGGGTGGCGCGCTCGAATATGCTGGCCCTGAAAACCCTCGGCTGCCCGGACATCCGCGTGATCGCACCGAAAACCCTGCTGCCGATCGGCGTCGAGCAATACGGGGTGAAGGTCTACACCGACATGACCGAAGGGCTGAAAGACGTCGACGTGGTGATCATGCTGCGCCTGCAACGCGAGCGCATGACCGGCGGCCTGCTGCCGAGCGAAGGCGAATTCTACCGCCTGTTCGGCCTGACCACCGCCCGCCTGGCCGGCGCCAAACCGGATGCCATCGTCATGCACCCGGGGCCGATCAATCGTGGGGTGGAGATCGAGTCCGCCGTGGCGGACGGCCCGCACTCGGTAATCCTCAACCAAGTGACCTATGGCATCGCCATTCGTATGGCCGTGCTGTCCATGGCCATGAGCGGGCAGACTGCGCAACGTCAATTCGAGCAGGAGAACGCCCAGTGA
- a CDS encoding type IV pilus twitching motility protein PilT, whose protein sequence is MDITELLAFSAKQGASDLHLSAGLPPMIRVDGDVRRINLPALDAKQVHELIYDVMNDVQRVEFEKHLEADFSFEVPGVARFRVNVFNQNRGAGAVFRTIPSRVLSMEDLGMGEVFRKITESSRGLVLVTGPTGSGKSTTLAAMIDYLNNHRHHHILTVEDPIEFVHESRKCLINQREVHRDTRSFATALRSALREDPDVILVGEMRDLETIRLALTAAETGHLVFGTLHTTSAAKTIDRIVDVFPGDEKSMVRSMLSESLLAVISQALVKKIGGGRIAAHEIMLGTSAIRNLIREDKVAQMYSSIQTGGSIGMQTLDMCLKDLVNKGLISREHAREKARSPDSF, encoded by the coding sequence ATGGATATCACTGAGCTGCTGGCCTTCAGCGCCAAACAAGGTGCATCCGACCTGCACCTGTCGGCCGGCCTGCCACCGATGATTCGCGTCGATGGCGATGTGCGGCGCATCAATCTGCCGGCACTGGACGCCAAGCAGGTCCATGAGTTGATCTACGATGTCATGAACGATGTCCAGCGGGTGGAGTTTGAAAAGCACCTGGAGGCCGATTTTTCCTTTGAAGTGCCTGGTGTGGCACGTTTTCGCGTCAATGTGTTCAATCAGAACCGCGGTGCTGGCGCGGTGTTTCGGACCATCCCGTCCAGAGTGCTGAGCATGGAAGACCTGGGGATGGGGGAAGTGTTTCGCAAGATTACAGAATCCTCCCGTGGCCTGGTGCTGGTGACCGGCCCGACCGGGTCCGGCAAGTCCACCACCCTGGCGGCGATGATCGATTACCTGAACAACCATCGCCACCATCACATTCTTACTGTCGAAGACCCGATCGAGTTCGTTCACGAATCGCGCAAATGCCTGATCAACCAGCGCGAGGTCCATCGCGATACCCGCAGTTTCGCCACGGCCCTGCGCTCGGCGCTGCGGGAAGACCCGGACGTGATTCTGGTGGGGGAGATGCGCGACCTGGAGACCATCCGTCTCGCGCTGACGGCTGCCGAGACCGGTCACCTGGTGTTTGGCACACTGCACACCACGTCGGCGGCAAAAACCATCGACAGGATCGTGGATGTGTTTCCGGGGGATGAGAAGTCGATGGTGCGTTCGATGCTGTCCGAGTCACTGCTGGCGGTGATTTCCCAGGCCCTGGTGAAAAAGATCGGTGGCGGGCGGATAGCGGCCCACGAAATCATGCTGGGCACCTCGGCGATTCGTAACCTGATCCGCGAAGACAAGGTGGCGCAGATGTACTCGTCGATTCAGACCGGGGGATCGATCGGGATGCAGACACTGGATATGTGTTTGAAGGATCTGGTGAACAAGGGCTTGATCAGCCGGGAGCATGCGCGGGAGAAGGCGCGGTCGCCGGATAGTTTTTGA
- a CDS encoding energy transducer TonB, whose translation MTLPSDLPAELAHRGVRPADRLGFTLFLAALIHLALLLGVGFTMVEPKQISKTLEITLATFKSEKKPEKADFLAQENQQGSGTLDKKAIPKTTEVAPFQDNKVQKVTPPPAAKPEVRKAPPKAAVTTVAPKPKKAPAKTAEPKTDTKPKVAAPTFDSEQLSSDIASLEEELANEQQLYAKRPRIHRLSAASTMRDKGAWYKDEWRKKVERIGNLNYPDEARRKQIYGNLRLMVSINRDGSLYEVLVLESSGQPLLDQAAQRIVRLAAPFSPFTGDLSDIDRLEIIRTWKFARGDRLSSN comes from the coding sequence ATGACGCTTCCGTCCGATCTGCCCGCTGAACTCGCCCATCGTGGTGTGCGCCCGGCCGATCGCCTCGGTTTTACCCTGTTCCTTGCAGCGCTGATTCACCTGGCCTTGCTCCTGGGTGTCGGCTTTACGATGGTCGAACCCAAGCAGATCAGCAAAACCCTGGAAATCACCCTCGCCACCTTCAAAAGCGAAAAAAAGCCGGAAAAAGCCGATTTCCTTGCCCAGGAAAACCAGCAAGGCAGCGGCACCCTGGATAAAAAGGCGATTCCCAAGACCACCGAAGTCGCGCCGTTCCAGGACAACAAGGTGCAGAAAGTCACCCCACCGCCAGCGGCCAAGCCTGAAGTGCGCAAAGCCCCGCCCAAGGCAGCCGTGACGACCGTCGCGCCGAAGCCGAAAAAAGCCCCGGCGAAAACCGCAGAACCCAAGACCGACACCAAACCCAAGGTGGCGGCGCCGACGTTCGACAGTGAACAGCTGTCCAGCGACATCGCCAGCCTCGAAGAAGAACTGGCCAACGAACAACAGCTGTACGCCAAGCGCCCGCGCATCCACCGCCTGAGCGCCGCCTCGACCATGCGCGACAAGGGCGCCTGGTACAAGGACGAATGGCGCAAAAAGGTCGAGCGCATCGGCAACCTCAACTACCCGGACGAGGCCCGCCGCAAACAGATTTACGGCAATTTGCGCCTGATGGTCTCGATCAACCGCGACGGCTCGCTGTATGAAGTGCTGGTGCTTGAGTCTTCCGGGCAACCGTTGCTGGACCAGGCAGCGCAACGCATCGTGCGGCTTGCAGCGCCGTTCTCGCCGTTTACCGGGGACTTGTCGGACATCGACCGGCTGGAAATCATCCGCACCTGGAAGTTTGCCCGCGGCGACAGGCTCTCCAGCAACTGA
- a CDS encoding YggS family pyridoxal phosphate-dependent enzyme encodes MSTIADNVTQVSSRIHAAAVAAHRDEHSVQLLAVSKTKPAAAVREAYAAGIRDFGENYLQEALGKQLELADLPLIWHFIGPIQSNKTRAIAEHFDWVHSVDRLKIAQRLSEQRPADLPPLNICIQVNVSGEASKSGCTPADLPALANAISQLPRLKLRGLMAIPEPTEDRAAQDAAFAAVQSLQAGLDLPLDTLSMGMSHDLESAIAMGATWVRIGTALFGTRDYGQP; translated from the coding sequence ATGTCCACGATAGCAGACAACGTCACTCAGGTTAGTTCACGCATCCACGCCGCGGCTGTCGCCGCCCATCGTGACGAACACAGCGTCCAGTTGCTGGCTGTGAGCAAAACCAAGCCCGCTGCAGCAGTGCGCGAAGCCTATGCCGCCGGGATCCGCGACTTTGGCGAAAACTACCTGCAGGAAGCCCTGGGCAAACAGCTCGAATTGGCCGACCTGCCCTTGATCTGGCACTTCATCGGCCCCATTCAATCGAACAAGACTCGCGCTATCGCCGAGCACTTCGACTGGGTGCACTCCGTGGATCGTTTGAAAATCGCACAACGCCTGTCCGAACAACGTCCCGCCGATTTACCGCCACTGAACATCTGCATCCAGGTCAACGTCAGCGGCGAAGCGAGCAAATCCGGCTGCACCCCGGCCGACTTGCCAGCCCTGGCCAACGCCATCAGTCAGCTGCCACGGCTCAAGCTGCGCGGGTTGATGGCGATTCCCGAGCCTACCGAAGATCGCGCCGCCCAGGACGCTGCTTTTGCTGCGGTACAAAGCCTGCAAGCCGGTCTCGATCTGCCGCTCGACACACTTTCCATGGGCATGAGCCACGACCTTGAGTCGGCCATCGCCATGGGCGCCACCTGGGTCCGTATCGGTACGGCCCTGTTCGGTACCCGTGATTACGGCCAGCCCTGA
- the proC gene encoding pyrroline-5-carboxylate reductase: MSKTRIAFIGAGNMAASLIGGLRAKGLEAAHIRASDPGAETRAKVNAEHGIEVFADNAEAIQGADVVVLAVKPQAMKAVCEAIRPSLQPNQLVVSIAAGITCASLNNWLGAQPIVRCMPNTPALLRQGVSGLFATAQVTAEQRQQAQELLSAVGIALWLDEEQQLDAVTAVSGSGPAYFFLLIEAMTAAGVKLGLPADIAAQLTLQTALGAAHMAVASDVDAAELRRRVTSPAGTTEAAIKSFQAGGFEALVEQALGAAAHRSAEMAEQLGQ, from the coding sequence ATGAGCAAGACTCGTATTGCCTTTATCGGTGCCGGCAACATGGCCGCCAGCCTGATCGGTGGCCTGCGCGCCAAAGGTCTGGAAGCGGCGCACATCCGCGCTAGCGATCCAGGCGCTGAAACCCGCGCCAAAGTGAATGCCGAGCACGGCATCGAAGTCTTCGCCGATAACGCCGAAGCCATCCAGGGCGCCGACGTCGTCGTGCTGGCAGTCAAACCCCAGGCGATGAAAGCCGTCTGCGAAGCCATCCGCCCAAGCCTGCAACCGAATCAACTGGTGGTCTCGATCGCTGCGGGCATTACCTGCGCCAGCCTGAACAACTGGCTCGGCGCCCAGCCGATCGTGCGCTGCATGCCCAACACCCCGGCGCTGCTGCGTCAGGGCGTAAGCGGCCTGTTTGCCACCGCACAAGTCACCGCCGAACAACGTCAGCAGGCCCAGGAACTGTTGTCGGCCGTCGGCATCGCCCTGTGGCTGGACGAAGAACAGCAACTGGACGCGGTGACGGCCGTTTCCGGCTCGGGCCCCGCGTACTTTTTCCTGCTGATCGAAGCCATGACCGCCGCCGGCGTGAAACTCGGCCTGCCGGCGGACATCGCCGCCCAACTGACCCTGCAGACCGCCCTGGGCGCCGCGCACATGGCGGTCGCCAGCGATGTCGACGCCGCCGAACTGCGTCGCCGCGTGACGTCCCCTGCGGGCACCACGGAAGCGGCCATCAAGTCGTTCCAGGCCGGGGGCTTCGAAGCCCTGGTAGAACAAGCACTCGGCGCCGCTGCGCACCGCTCGGCCGAGATGGCCGAACAATTGGGTCAATAA